A DNA window from Bacillus carboniphilus contains the following coding sequences:
- a CDS encoding ReoY family proteolytic degradation factor: MSTPVSVHEKKDFIRWFLNHYQLKRRECVWILNYLMSHDQLMEKVHFVDQAQYCPRGLIMSTHCVEEPPFKFYKGNVMTTDAEKSFHDIRLNRDEEIFIQLNFRASRNSYQYVAVLEENPFVPKHLQENEKDRIIAEKFLETSLKTFHKEKLLKAIDDALDRQDMERFYQLTEELKRINHG, translated from the coding sequence ATGTCAACCCCTGTTTCTGTCCATGAGAAAAAAGACTTTATTCGGTGGTTTTTAAATCATTATCAACTAAAGAGGAGAGAGTGTGTTTGGATCTTAAATTACCTTATGAGTCATGATCAGCTAATGGAAAAGGTCCATTTTGTAGATCAAGCTCAGTATTGTCCTCGAGGTTTGATTATGTCAACACATTGTGTGGAAGAACCCCCATTCAAGTTTTATAAAGGAAATGTTATGACTACCGATGCTGAAAAATCATTTCACGATATTCGGCTGAATCGAGATGAGGAAATTTTTATTCAGTTAAATTTCCGGGCTTCCAGAAATTCTTATCAGTATGTAGCTGTACTTGAAGAGAATCCTTTCGTACCGAAGCATTTACAAGAAAACGAGAAGGATCGAATAATAGCTGAAAAGTTTCTTGAAACCAGTCTTAAAACCTTTCACAAAGAAAAACTACTTAAAGCGATTGATGATGCCCTTGATCGGCAAGATATGGAGAGGTTTTATCAATTAACAGAAGAGCTAAAAAGAATAAATCATGGATAA
- a CDS encoding YpiF family protein produces the protein MQWNAKDLSSLKEVKEYIDTAIVPLLPISLKGDMVQTGSMVEFTQMLSMALQVQFTGRTLLFPPFTYWKHEEFSKKSIRLQEWEQTIQNEGFTHIFYFTSDLDWKHYEAGQGNEVLVLPTVPLESMEEKFKHSMIQDQVKQFINLFVQKWQQ, from the coding sequence TTGCAGTGGAATGCGAAAGATTTATCTTCTTTAAAAGAAGTGAAAGAATACATAGATACAGCTATTGTTCCTCTACTTCCGATTTCCCTTAAAGGGGATATGGTGCAAACTGGTTCCATGGTTGAATTTACTCAGATGTTATCTATGGCCTTGCAAGTGCAGTTTACGGGAAGGACCCTTCTTTTTCCTCCATTTACATATTGGAAGCATGAAGAATTTAGTAAAAAAAGCATACGATTACAAGAATGGGAGCAAACTATTCAAAACGAAGGGTTTACCCATATATTCTACTTCACTTCTGATTTGGACTGGAAGCATTATGAGGCGGGACAGGGTAATGAAGTTTTAGTTTTACCAACCGTTCCATTAGAGTCAATGGAAGAAAAGTTTAAACATTCTATGATCCAAGATCAAGTAAAGCAGTTTATCAATCTCTTTGTGCAGAAATGGCAGCAATAA